The Polypterus senegalus isolate Bchr_013 chromosome 1, ASM1683550v1, whole genome shotgun sequence genome includes a window with the following:
- the LOC120528746 gene encoding thioredoxin-interacting protein-like, which translates to MVVMTKKLKEFEVVFNDPAKSYSSGDKVAGKIVLEVQELTQVSAMRVIGIGCAKVEYPKGKQHCKEEVDYLRYEDTLRLDDHPTEEDGSVILRPGKRYEYMFGFELPQQGQLVSSYKGKFGSVQYYVKAFLDRPGQPAQETMKNFEVLEPIDVNTPELMSPAVGTKGKKVTCMFISDGQVSVNAKIDRRGYCEGEDICIDANFENTCSRIVVPKAAIVAKHIYQANGRSKVQRQKLCSVRGNHIISGTCEAWRGKTIRVPKIKPSILDCNIIRVEYALMVYVHIPGSDKLILELPVVIGTIPYNGFSSRNNSLCSQSSSTASNSWTSMPSSGTASNSWTSMPSAPPSYSDISNDYRMESPTLPLLDDYDGCDSPLFMMAPRFEFPPPAYKEVEEFNGNVS; encoded by the exons ATGGTTGTAATGACAAAAAAGTTAAAGGAGTTTGAGGTCGTGTTCAACGATCCAGCTAAAAGCTACTCCAGCGGAGATAAAGTGGCTGGAAAGATCGTCTTGGAAGTACAGGAACTCACCCAGGTGTCCGCAATGCGGGTGATCGGCATCGGATGCGCAAAAGTGGAATACCCGAAAGGCAAACAGCACTGCAAAGAAGAAGTGGATTACTTGCGCTACGAAGACACGCTCCGTCTGGACGACCATCCCACAG AAGAGGATGGCTCCGTTATTCTGAGGCCTGGCAAAAGATACGAGTACATGTTTGGATTCGAGCTTCCACAGCAAGG ACAGCTTGTCTCTTCTTACAAAGGAAAGTTTGGCAGTGTGCAGTATTACGTCAAGGCCTTTCTTGACAGACCTGGCCAGCCTGCACAGGAGACAATGAAGAACTTTGAAGTTTTGGAGCCCATTGATGTCAACACTCCAGAATTGATG TCTCCAGCAGTTGgaacaaaaggaaagaaagtgaCCTGCATGTTCATCTCTGATGGTCAGGTGTCTGTTAATGCTAAGATTGACAGGAGAGGATACTGTGAag GTGAGGATATCTGCATTGATGCAAATTTTGAAAATACCTGTTCTCGCATCGTCGTTCCAAAAGCAGCCATTGTTGCCAAACACATCTACCAGGCCAATGGACGGAGCAAAGTCCAGAGGCAGAAGCTGTGCTCAGTGCGGGGAAACCACATCATTTCAGGCACATGTGAAGCATGGAGAGGAAAGACCATCCGTGTACCAAAAATCAAGCCTTCCATCTTGGATTGCAACATCATCCGTGTGGAGTATGCCCTCATG GTATATGTCCACATCCCTGGCTCAGATAAGCTGATTCTGGAGCTTCCTGTTGTCATTGGTACCATTCCTTACAATGGATTCAGCAGCCGAAATAACAGTTTGTGCAGTCAGAGCAGCAGTACAGCTAGCAACAGCTGGACATCTATGCCATCTAGTGGTACAGCTAGCAACAGCTGGACATCTATGCCATCTGCACCTCCAAGCTACAGTGACATCTCCAACGACTACAGGATGGAGAGTCCCACCCTTCCACTGCTTGATGACTATGATGGCTGTGATAGCCCACTTTTCATGATGGCTCCTCGATTCGAGTTCCCACCACCTGCATATAAAGAA GTTGAAGAGTTCAATGGCAATGTTTCATAA